atgtattttaatttagggacacttaataagctgccattgagcagagataacAAAGATTCaaactactttgtaaatgtttaaatataaaataaagcaacAGGATATCtaacaaaagtcatttttaggagtaggaggatagatacaattgtttatctcatcagtttattttcacctcgagttcactttaggctgcttacacaccaagacgttacaggcgcacgttagtgcgcctgtaacgctcccccaacgcacagcaatgtaacacaagtgggctgttcacacagcccacgttgcgttacatgtaatgctgcacgttcggtgcaaagtgcagcatgctacggcgttggagcggctatagccgcgttagactgtttgcacatgctcagtggggggcagagaggaggcagggagagccagctacagtagccgcgcacatggctacttaatattcactgcactggcggccgctgattggccggcgggaccacgtgatgcggagtgtctcgctccgcatcacgtggtcccgctggccaatcagcgccactctgggagacattataggaatcgagccgccgaacgcggctcactctaccgtcggcttttgcagcaccatacgttgtgttaggtgcacgttatgcgaccttaacgtgccacctaatgcaacgtcttggtgtgcaagtagccttaaggtaataatgttgttaaatccctaatgctaggtacacatgatgagattttctggcagatttactgtcagatcgattatttccaacatgtctgatctgatttccgattgaatTCTGATCGTTTTCCAAATAATTTTCCATAGAGTTGAACATcaatcagaaatcacattggacATGTTAgacataatcgatctgacagtaaatctgccagaaaatctcattgtgtgcctagcataatgcctaatacacacaatgagattttcaggcagatttcctgctagatcaattattttcaacatgtccgatctgatttcgctcaattttctgagcgattttccgttcacttctatggaaaaatcgatcaaaatcagatcagacacgtCAAAAATAATTGATCTGCttgaaaatctcatcgtgtggacagtggtgctcggatacccccaatcatgaaTTCAACTCCACCCACTTACGAATTGACTTGTGATCACGATCACGAGTAGAACGGGCTATCCGActcgagtgcggttttgagtcgaataaccgcatgtaatcacTAATCACGGGTGGGATTTGTGATTCAAAACCCCAATGTTCttgttaacatatctggcaaatttggtgtttctagcatgtaagggggctttgatattaaccgctaaagtcagcaggtttttaatcacaaataccgactagtgatcacGAGTGGGGTTGAcaatcaataaaaacaattaaaacacgtATGTCCAGGGTACACACCATGTTATAATATGCAATAAtgttaatacaataaataataggaTAATACCCACTTGCTACCTCAACCtactaaagtaaaaataaaaatgaataacagCACAAAAAAGAGAGTCAGTACAAAGTGCACATACAATAATGAAAGAAGCCCCCCTGTGTCAACCAATGCGTGGCTGTACACAGGAAAGTACCAAAGTGCCAGGGGGTGAGCGTGTGGTAACACCAAGACCACCCGTCCAAGTGGAAAATGGACACTAGGTGAAAGAGAGGTGAAGTAGCATGTGAACAACAATAGGATAGGTCCCAGAcactgctgggagcagtagtgccaaaTAGCCCCGCAGAGCAAAGTGAAGGAAAGATACTGCGGCGCCGTGAAAATGGAGAGAGAGCAAATAAATAGTGTGACCAAACCGGTCGGATTTTTTATTGATTGTCAACCCTTAACAAAATAAagcttatttgtatttttttcaaacatgtgGTGTGGTGTTTGGTAACCTCCTTGCtactctaaaaaatccggcaaggaggcagcgccgcactttttttttaaaaaaaaattttctccaatcatgtagcgagcccagggctcgctacatgatagccgctgagcaatggcatccccccacccactccgatcagagtatgcaggaaatcccgttgagaacgggatttcctgcagggcttccccagtcgccatggcgacggggcgggatgacgtcaccgacgtcatggacgtcgggacatcatagggaatcccgatccgcccctcagcgctgcctggcactgattggccaggcagcgcagggctctggggctggggggagcgactcggcgcggcggatcggcggcgatcggaagttaaaagcagctagcaaagtgctagctgcttgtaacaaaaaaaaaatgatgcaaatcggcccagcgggataACCGGCAAAGAGGTTAAGGGATTTTTCTTGTTTGAAAGTGGTTTATTGTATTCCTAATATCCCTTTCTGCACAcatctttattattatttgttatatatattttttttttcataagcttATATTATTTTATACCGGTGCTTGCCCACTTAGTTATTTATACTAGTGTCCACGAGTAACTAGTGAACCAAAAAGAGAAAAGTGTCCATGACAAaataatatacaataaataatcgtactcaatgccaagcagctgcagctaaagctaacaaaattttgggatgcattaaaagggaaataaaaactcgagatgctagcataatattgcccctgtttaactctctagtaaggccacatctggaatatggaattcagttctgggcaccacattacaaaaaagatattgcagttttagagcaggtgcagagacgagcaacaaaattgatgcgtgggatggaaggtctcacttatcgagaaaggttagataaactgggtttatttagtctagagaaaagacgccttagaggggatctaattaacatgtataaatacatcagagggcaatataataccttggcggatgagctttttgtccctaggccttctcaaaggactagaggacatgatctgcgcatggaggaaaaatgttttagccatttatttaggaaagggttctttacagtaagagtgattaagatgtggaatgcattgccacaggaagtcgttatggcaaactctatacctgcatttaaagggggcttagatgctttccttgcgttgaaagacatccatggctacaattactaggtaatgcctaatgatgttgatccagggattttatctgattgccatctggagtcgggaaggaatttttccctttaggggctaattggaccatgccttgtaagggttttttcgccttcctctggatcaacgtggatatgtgagggagcaggctggtgttgtactttatactggttgaactcgatggacgtatgtcttttttcaaccaaaataactatgtaactatgtaactgtataATTCAAAAAAATCAGGGGTGCCTGCGCCAGACCGCTGCGCTATCTCGCGCGTTCCGAAAGCCTGTTTCTTTGTCAGAGATACATAATCATCTGGCCGGGAGTCCTAAGTATTAAGCCGCTGAGCGCTTCCGTGGGTGTGGCCCAGGCTTTCAGCAGTCTGGCGCAGGCATCCCTTCCCTCGGCGGTCTGGCGCAGGCATCCCTTCCCTCGGCGGTCTGGCGCAGGCATCCCTTCCCTCGGCGGTCTGGCGCAGGCATCCCTTCCCTCTCCAACAGGTATGGAGTCTCCATCCTGGCTTTACTCTATTATTCTCCTTACGTCCTGCATACTCTATATCGATCATATTCATTTTCCCGGATCGGGGAACTGTTTGTAGGTCTATTGGTTTATTTATCCTGTTTGAGATATACTGCATATATACTATCGGTCAGACACTGctggttttaatgtttttatgtaCTTGGGATAAGGGTCTGATTTTCTGAATTATACAGTGGTTATTGTATATTATTTTCTCATGGACAATTTTCTCTTTTTGGTTAATTAGTACATATATGTCCTCATCTCATAGCGATACTCATATCATTTATTATAGGTtggctttgtttgtttgtttcggcACGAGTAACTAGTGATCATGAGTCGGGTAACGAGTGCATTAGTGATTGGCATTCGTGATAGAGAGCCGATCCCTAATGCAGATTACGACCTCGTGAACGCAAAAAAAAAAGCCTCGTGATCCCGACCTTGCGATGAGCACCACTACCAGGCATAGCaatccattcctttagattgtaagcttgcaagggcagcgcTCTCTAACTCTTTTATGTCTTGGGATCTGTTATTCATTTTGTCTCTTGGGATTtgtcatacattttattcatcatgttacatttgtcactgttccATCCTGACGTCTTGTATTTCTATTTGCGTAGGTGATTGGGAAAGCATTCTCCGTCCTCAACGACCCTGCCAAAAGGAAAGTGTATGATGAAACGCAAAGCCGACCACAAGCACCTCCAGAGCCGAATGTGTCAACCAATGACGTGTTCGACCTGTTCTTCAGGGGTCACTACTCGGCCCGGGCCGCATACAGCTTTAACGGTCACCCACGAGAGGCAAGGAGTAACGGCAGAGAggaagacaccaggtggcagaGGTGGTCACCTGGTGAGGGCAAGCATGACATACCAAGGTGGCAAAGAGAGGAGATGAGACAGAACGAGCAAGAGTGGAaatggagagaagagatgtacaaTGAAGGGAGAAGACAATGGCAGTCGGAGAAAGACCAGAGACAAGAGGAAGGGCTGCCTAAAAACCAGAAGGAAACTAAGCGAGAGCCAGGCAGGCCAAAAACCCAACAAGAAAGAAGGCAAGAAGCCGGACGGACGAGTCCAAAGTGGTGGGAAAAAAAGGGTCAAGACAACCGAAAGTCAAGATGGCGTGAGGAAATGGAGAAGCAAAATGGCAAGCGCCCGAAGAGACCAGAAGAGGAAGAAGGTGGTGGACCCAAGAATGCTTACTCTGCCTTCATCCAGGTCCTGCCGGTGCTTATCCTTGTGGTGGTAACCGTGGTCGCCCAGCTGACATCCAGCACACCGCCATACAGTCTCAGTCCTAGACCATCTTCTGGCCTCACCGTCATCAGGGAAACCAGCAGCCGCGGAGTCCCATACTACGTTGGCCAAAATTTTCATACTCGATATCGAGGGCAAGCTCTTACTGAACTGGAGAGGGCAATTGAGAAAGAGTATGCAGAGCAAGTCCAAGCTGGATGTTGGAGAGAGAAACAGCAGAGATCCGACCTTGCCAACTTGGCACGGCTCTATAGAGACGAAAGGTTAAGGGAAAAGGCCGACACTTTTAAGATGGAGAACTGCCGTAAGTTGTCGGACCTCATAGGTATACGTAGAGGTGGCTGATGCAGGACAGAGCTATTCAGGAGGGTCATGTAgccatttttaagagacttcagaatgGCTGCTCATCAAAATCTCACAAACAACTGTGTTGAGAACTTTGTAAGAAAAATTAATAGTACCGCTAATGAATTTTTTGACAGCACTGAAACTTTGACCTTTGTAGGATATCTACAAATTTTCTGTCTAAAGGGCCATACTTATGGGCTTTTTTATACCAGGTCCAGGGACTTATGAGCATAGATCAATGTAACTGTGCACACATTGTGCTAAAGGTATAACCTAGTCAAATGTGGAAACCCCTAAATTTCATCCAAGCTTTAGCTTGCTTCACTGGGTCCTGGCAAACCCCTAGAGTATGTCCACTGTAAACCCAGGAACTCCTATAGCATTACTCTAGTTTGGGATAGTGAATTTCCCACCACCACATTTCCTATCTCTCTGAAAACCATGGCTTTAATGTGAAGCCTTGTGGTCACCAGACGAGGAAGTAACGTCAATGGAAACCTGATAAAATTTGACTCTATCCCGTTAGCAATGGTCAGGGAGAAGCTAATATATTTTGGGTAAATGGAAATATGGTAatgttatgtgtgtgtgcagtTCGAAAATGCACCAATCATAAGCAGCATGAAGCCTAAAATGATCACTGACCATCACTATTACCCACTGATGTTATTGCTGTCTCAGGTGAAGAGATCTGGCTTCTTCCTGTCAACTAAGACAAACAGTTCTTATTTCAGACAGGCATGAATACTGACAAAGGTCTGTAAGCAGAGGTTTGagttttcaaaaacgcatgctgcattatgcatgttataggtttagagttaggacacatactgaCCCAGAGGGGCCTCTGCCCGGCGAATGTATGTAAACGGATGCAATTTTTTAGCAAGCTAAAATCTCTGCTTTAcaattagctgtagggacagtagTGGTTGCTGGATGGCTGGTCTACAGTATTTTAAttagagtgtgcaaagggttcatTGATTTTGCTGTTTGGCCACACCCCCTATAGCACCGTTAATTTCCCTTatttaaaagggaactgaagtgagtgtgatatggtggttgccatatttatctccttttaaacaataccagttgcctggcagccctgctgatctatttggttacaatagtgtctgaatcgcaccagaaacaagcaggcagctaatcttgtcagatctgacaataatgtcagaaacacctgatctgttgcatgcttgctcaggggctatggctgaaagtatgagaggcagagagccaggcaaccggtattgcttaaaagtaaataaatatggcagactccacccctctctcatttcagttgccctttaattgtCTGCATTTGGAAGATGAGCCTGGATTCTGTCTCTTCATGTAGTATTTGTGTCACTCATGGGGACAGAGCTTGATCTGGTGGGTGAAAATGTGGCAAATGATCTTGTTGTACACGTGTCACTTGTGTACAGCAGAGTGCGGTGTACTGTtacagtggggaggaggagggatgatgcAGCGCACAAGGCTGCTTCTGGTGGGTGGGATAAGGTGGGGAACAATGTGCTTGTGCATCATTGTTACTTACAGATAAGATGTGCCTGGTTTTTATTTGACCTTGGGAGACACTTCtacacatgctggattattgTAGCTTAAGTGATAGTTTGAGTTGGACTGAACAAAGCTGAACTCAAATCTAGCAAATTTCCCACAACCCCACTGACTTCCTCTCCAGAAGTGTTGTTGTTTGCATTCAGGACCACGTGGTTCAGAACCCAAACAGCCACATTCAGCACCACTTTAGCACCGGATAGCAGGACAGGATGCGTTACATTtagctctgatacttcctcctatCAGCTTGGAATCAGGAAGTATCAGAGTTAAATAAAATGCACCGTCCTGCTGTCCGGTGCTGAAATAGTGCTGAATGGGTTCCAAACCATGTGGGCCAACACTACTCCCCAGTATACAACTTACCGCTGCCGACTGAGTAGCCAGGTAAATGAGTGTGGGAGATTTATGAAGGTATTTCCACAGTGTGGCGCAGTTCCACGCCTCACCCTCACCCTGCAGCCTCACCCTGCAGCCCCCGTCTATGGTAGTGCGCCCCCATCTGGCAGGAACAGTTTATAGGAAGAATGCTGGTTTCCATATTCGTATAGCCATTCCTGCCCCATGTGACCGGCCGTATCTGGCCTCGGCGAGTTGGTGCCATTTAGTCAAATAAATTGGCGGTAAAAAGGTGAACACGATTGCTTTTGAGAATTTGCCTTGTTCTGTTTTGGGTTTGTTATTCTTTAACCCCTTTGGGACCAAGGACGTTACAGTTACCtcctctgtgtggctgcctgCTGCTGACAGGACATGGCTGTAACGTCCCTGAAGTCCCAATGAGTTTGCCAAGACCAGAATGGGGAGATTCCGCCCTCACTCATGAGGAGCCAAGgctattggctcctgatcacgtgatcactacgatcgccgccgGTCGTTGTGATCACTAAAGGCAGGAAGAAGAGGGTGGGAATCACCTCTCCTGACATTCCTCCGCCCATCGTcgctccccctgcgctctgcccgGCATCCAGCCTCGCACTGCCTCTACTGTCGGGTCCCGGctggatgacatcatcaagccgggaccaggTACTTAGCGGCAGTGCAGGTTTGGATGGCGGGGAGAGTGGAGGCAGGAAGAGCTGCTTGTCACTGGATCTGGGGAAGTGAgtaatgcctggctacctatactggggacacctaagcctgtctgtctatactggggatgcCTGGCTACTAAGCTAGGGATACCTACTGTATGctttggctatctaaactggcaaCACAAAAAATGGCAAaagtgctctggtccttaaagggaaccagagccgaagcaccctcatgtattttaccatatatatcagtgggaacattagagaaaacacctaccttgctttatgtttcatccttcactgctcagcctgcttatcaACCCTTGTAAAAccctcgactgagcattcagtctggctttgctcaggaatatttatagctgagtctgtgttctctcatgtcttttcaagtccaagcctgccccctactggctctgctcaggaatcattatagcagagtcattatagcaaagccagactgaatgctccgttggggattttatcagggctgctaagaagcaggccgtgcagtgcagaatgaaacagaaagcatggtaggaagttttctctaatgttcccactgatctatatggtaaaatacatgagggtgctttgtctctggttcactttacggGGGTTTTATACGCCGGTCCACAAGTGGTTAATACTCCCTGTACCCTAAAGTCAGCTCTGCACCCTAAAAAAAGCCCAGCAGTAAAGGCCCTGCTTTTTTAACTTATTTATTTACTTGGGATTGGGTGAATAGTCTTAGAGCCGGCCATGGGACATTGTAAACATTTAGCGAGACATGCTTATACTGTGAATCTAAATACTACAGAACAAAAACTAAAACGAAAAACAAAAGTGCCAAAATCCTTTACCGAGAAGGTTCTCGAACAAAGCGCAGTAAAATCACTCGAGTGGAGTACCAGCATTGACCAGAAGATGGCACTGAGCGACacattgtatgtacagtatgtatttctATATCTGTTCACCTTATTTCATTGATGTAGCTCTGCTAGCACTTTGTACGCAGCACCTTATTTATCACACCTTCTTCTGGGAGTAAAAGCAGGTTTAAACCGAAGAAGCATTTATAATGTATTTTTCTTTGTAATACCTAAAAGAGAAAGACAAAGCTGTTACAAAATGCCATCATAATAGTAATGATAAACATATAAACCTTCACTGTTTCTGGAGTTGCTAAAACTCTGTGACGAAACACTACTTCCTGTGGGTGGCCGCCTCTGACGCAGCACGTCACATCCTAATAAGTTATATTGCAGAAACTCTGGCTGCAGTGTGGGGGGTTCCCTAATCTGCTTCAGCACAAGCATCATTTCTTTCTTGGGGGTGGTTATGTTACTACT
This DNA window, taken from Hyperolius riggenbachi isolate aHypRig1 chromosome 3, aHypRig1.pri, whole genome shotgun sequence, encodes the following:
- the LOC137562518 gene encoding dnaJ homolog subfamily C member 18-like, giving the protein MERQRAEMLIKIARVRLQCGRTGDALNYLFQAQGLYPTRTAAGLIQAIRGGWFESERPPYEPPHSRYDHGGCWENSNHYANCGSCGRPSYQQDEEEDDEEDDDDEEEDDDEEEEERVTHGFTDSEDYYRVLGVRRDASVEVLRKAYRKLALRYHPDKNSSPGATEAFKVIGKAFSVLNDPAKRKVYDETQSRPQAPPEPNVSTNDVFDLFFRGHYSARAAYSFNGHPREARSNGREEDTRWQRWSPGEGKHDIPRWQREEMRQNEQEWKWREEMYNEGRRQWQSEKDQRQEEGLPKNQKETKREPGRPKTQQERRQEAGRTSPKWWEKKGQDNRKSRWREEMEKQNGKRPKRPEEEEGGGPKNAYSAFIQVLPVLILVVVTVVAQLTSSTPPYSLSPRPSSGLTVIRETSSRGVPYYVGQNFHTRYRGQALTELERAIEKEYAEQVQAGCWREKQQRSDLANLARLYRDERLREKADTFKMENCRKLSDLIGIRRGG